Genomic DNA from Shouchella patagoniensis:
CCACGTTTTGAAGAGCGTCAAGGCGGATATACACGCATTCTTAAAGTTGGTCCTCGTCGTGGAGACGGTGCACCAATGGCAATCATTGAGTTTGTTTAATCAGCTCATGTAAGTGGCGATTAAGGGCAGGAGATAACAGGAGCAGGAAGCTTCTTCACTCTATGCCCTTTTTTGTTATGTAAAAACAGGAGGAGCGACAAATGCTTTCTTGTACAGGTGTTCATTTTCGTTACGAGCATTCAGAATCCGACGCCCTTTATGACGTTACATTGACAATTAAAAAGGGTGAGCGTGTGGCTCTTGTTGGGCAGAATGGTTCAGGTAAATCCACATTTGCTAAATTATTAAATGGATTATACAAACCAACAAGAGGGAGTATTTCAGTTCAAAATATGAACAATGAAGATCTCCGGCATGAAGTTGGAATGGTCTTTCAAAACCCTGAAAATCAAATGGTCACAAGCATCGTTGAAGATGATCTTGCGTTTGGTCTTGAAAACAGACAACGAACTCGGGATGAAATAACAAAACGTATTCAAGGGGTATCATTGAAACTAGGAATAGTTGATTTGCTTGAGCGAGATAGTAGCCAACTATCTGGTGGACAAAAACAACGTATTGCTCTTGCAGGAGTTCTTGTAATGGATCCTTCCATCCTTGTGCTAGATGAAGTCACTTCCATGTTGGATCCGTTAGGTAAGGAAGCTGTCAATGGGTTATTAAATATGATCCATGAAGAAGGAAAAACGATTATCTCTATTTCTCATGATGTAGAAGAAATTCTAAGCTGTGATAGAGTAATTGGTTTCTTAGATGGTGGTGTAATCTTCGATGGTCTCCCTTCAGAGTTGTTTGCTCTACCAGAGTACGTGAAGCAGCTGGGATTGACTCTCCCCTTTCCATTTGAGTTAACTCAGATGTTAGCAAATCGGGGCATTGTGTTAGAGCAAGATAGCTACCATTCAATTGAAGGGTTAGTAGGTGCAATATGGAGGTATTCTTTAACGGAGTAAGCTATTCTTATGGGAATGCAAGTAATGATCAAATACACGCATTAAAAGATGTGAACTTGTCTGTTAAGGCGAATCAGTTTGTTGCGGTCATTGGTGAAACTGGATCTGGCAAATCAACGCTAATTCAACATCTTAATGGTTTGCTTCTCCCTAAAAAAGGAACTGTGCATGTTGGTGGAGAGCCATTATCATCTCATAAGAAGAAGCTACAGAAATTACGAAAGAATATAGGTTTTCTATTTCAGTATCCGGAACATCAATTGTTTGAAGAAACGGTGACGAAAGAAATTGGCTACGGGCCGCGCATGTTTGGTCTCTCTGAACATGAGGTAAATGAACGAGTGTCTCTGGCTATGCAGGCGGTTGGTCTCCCAGAAGACCTGAGCAACCGGTCACCATTTCATTTATCAGGAGGACAACAGAGACGAACGGCGATTGCTTCTGTTTTGGCACAAGAGCCAAAGATGCTCGTGCTGGATGAGCCTGGTGCAGGATTAAATCCGGCTTCAAAAGACGAGTTGCTGCAACTATTTTTAGATTATCAGAAGAAAAAGCAGGTCACTGTATGGATGATTACACATTCAATGGAGGATGTCGTGAAATATGCTGATTATTGTATCGTCATGCATAAAGGAACGGTTTTAACTGCTGATAAACCGGAAAACGTGTTTACGAACCTTGAATTAATTAAAAATCAAGTTATCAAGCTTCCGCAGGCAATGAAGTTTGCAAATGAGTTGTCCAAAGGAGAAGAGTGGCCGTTTTTGCGGAATACAGATG
This window encodes:
- a CDS encoding energy-coupling factor transporter ATPase; the encoded protein is MEVFFNGVSYSYGNASNDQIHALKDVNLSVKANQFVAVIGETGSGKSTLIQHLNGLLLPKKGTVHVGGEPLSSHKKKLQKLRKNIGFLFQYPEHQLFEETVTKEIGYGPRMFGLSEHEVNERVSLAMQAVGLPEDLSNRSPFHLSGGQQRRTAIASVLAQEPKMLVLDEPGAGLNPASKDELLQLFLDYQKKKQVTVWMITHSMEDVVKYADYCIVMHKGTVLTADKPENVFTNLELIKNQVIKLPQAMKFANELSKGEEWPFLRNTDELATWIADNYLRKYHE
- a CDS encoding ATP-binding cassette domain-containing protein codes for the protein MLSCTGVHFRYEHSESDALYDVTLTIKKGERVALVGQNGSGKSTFAKLLNGLYKPTRGSISVQNMNNEDLRHEVGMVFQNPENQMVTSIVEDDLAFGLENRQRTRDEITKRIQGVSLKLGIVDLLERDSSQLSGGQKQRIALAGVLVMDPSILVLDEVTSMLDPLGKEAVNGLLNMIHEEGKTIISISHDVEEILSCDRVIGFLDGGVIFDGLPSELFALPEYVKQLGLTLPFPFELTQMLANRGIVLEQDSYHSIEGLVGAIWRYSLTE